One segment of Castanea sativa cultivar Marrone di Chiusa Pesio chromosome 3, ASM4071231v1 DNA contains the following:
- the LOC142629465 gene encoding putative prefoldin subunit 4, with amino-acid sequence MQQGGGSETEVTWEDQQNINKFGRLNNRFHELEVEIKVAKESNENLEDASNELILTDDDVVRFQIGEVFAHVSKDEVETRIEQMKEVTSKNLEKLEEEKDSVVAQMAELKKILYGKFNDSINLEED; translated from the exons ATGCAGCAG GGTGGAGGATCTGAAACAGAGGTGACTTGGGAGGACCAGCAGAACATTAACAAGTTTGGTAGATTAAACAACCGCTTTCACGAGCTTGAGGTTGAAATCAAAGTTGCCAAG gAATCAAATGAAAATCTGGAGGATGCTAGCAACGAACTGATTCTCACTGATGATGATGTGGTTCGGTTCCAAATAGGGGAAGTCTTTGCCCATGTGTCAAAGGATGAAGTGGAGACCAGGATAGAACAGATGAAAGAGGTGACTAGCAAGAACTTGGAAAAACTGGAGGAAGAGAAAGATTCTGTAGTTGCACAGATGGCCGAATTGAAAAAGATTTTGTATGGGAAGTTCAATGACTCCATCAATCTAGAGGAGGATTGA
- the LOC142626925 gene encoding PRA1 family protein E, which translates to MSLKSPAGYGATTTTTTTTTQPPPTSPTSLTFIARATRATQTLVATRRPWAELFTPFSSFSLPYSYPNALSRIKQNFYHFRVNYAMVALFILFLSLLWHPVSMIVFLLVFVAWFFLYFDRPNPVVVFGRTLDDRVVLGVLGLVTVVALVLTDVGLNVLVALIVGVVVVGLHAAFRGTEDLFLDEESAVEGGLLSVVGSHVSQPLRTTYTRI; encoded by the coding sequence ATGTCTCTGAAATCACCCGCGGGTTATGGCGCCACCACCAcgaccaccaccaccactacacaGCCACCTCCCACTTCGCCGACCTCCTTAACTTTCATCGCACGCGCAACACGCGCCACCCAAACCCTAGTAGCCACGCGCCGCCCATGGGCGGAGCTTTTCACACCATTCTCCTCGTTCTCTCTTCCTTACTCATACCCAAATGCCCTTTCACGCATCAAGCAGAACTTCTACCACTTCCGTGTGAACTACGCCATGGTCGCTCTCTTCATCCTCTTCCTCAGCCTCCTATGGCACCCAGTTTCCATGATCGTTTTTCTCCTCGTCTTCGTCGCCTGGTTCTTCCTCTACTTCGATAGACCCAACCCAGTTGTCGTTTTCGGTCGGACGCTAGACGACCGTGTCGTATTGGGTGTGCTGGGACTTGTGACTGTAGTAGCTTTGGTGTTGACCGATGTGGGATTGAATGTTTTGGTGGCTCTGATTGTtggggttgttgttgttgggttaCACGCCGCGTTTCGTGGCACTGAGGACTTGTTTCTCGATGAGGAAAGCGCTGTGGAAGGTGGATTGCTCTCGGTTGTGGGGAGCCATGTTAGTCAGCCGCTCAGAACTACGTATACTCGGATTTGA
- the LOC142628598 gene encoding F-box/kelch-repeat protein At3g23880-like — MDIPILVIMEILLRLPIKSLVRVRYVCKTWYNIISDPYFTRMHLARAPTASLVIQTLLSYNPGCYSKFYMLEHAEWDTRGHSLFAPLKKLPQKFYLLGQNMILLTSCNGLLCLSAVRHKKEVTFVCNIATGEYMTLPGAKTKDDRFWQTIRGFGYCPKTNQYKLIAELALDKGFRRPDFNPAPLVEVYTLGADSWRIIGDAPYSFVGSYFGTFLNGALHCLIQPIDTTDSTSTFICSFDIEKEEFQPFPGPPIQDLGPNWEIEHIHLGASGGFLYLCENYPTSSSVDIWVMKDYGNEQSWMKEFVISNTSWKRGPVYFLNYGMGDNIYALRNFNQLCAYNAKSKCFREVQVCGIYPEFHAIPYTPSLVSLKDAVAGENSKGHIKSIESLPEKKWVKKLYNFVLSAPFKAEALCGMILPPPKVMGIRLPDPLLRQFE, encoded by the exons ATGGACATCCCAATCCTTGTTATCATGGAAATTTTGCTGAGATTACCAATCAAGAGTCTAGTTCGAGTTAGGTACGTTTGTAAGACCTGGTACAACATTATCTCAGACCCCTATTTCACTAGAATGCACCTTGCTAGAGCACCTACAGCCAGCCTTGTTATCCAGACTCTTCTTTCATATAATCCTGGTTGCTACAGCAAATTCTATATGCTTGAGCATGCAGAATGGGACACTCGCGGTCACTCATTGTTTGCCCCATTAAAGAAATTGCCTCAAAAGTTTTATCTCCTGGGACAGAACATGATACTACTTACTTCTTGCAATGGATTGCTGTGCTTGAGTGCAGTTCGTCACAAAAAAGAGGTCACATTTGTCTGTAACATAGCTACAGGGGAGTACATGACTCTTCCAGGAGCCAAAACTAAGGATGATCGATTCTGGCAAACAATACGCGGATTTGGTTACTGTCCTAAAACAAATCAATACAAGTTGATTGCAGAGCTTGCACTTGATAAGGGATTTCGTCGTCCCGATTTTAATCCTGCCCCTCTGGTTGAGGTATACACGCTTGGTGCAGATAGTTGGAGAATCATTGGAGATGCCCCGTATTCATTTGTTGGATCATATTTTGGTACTTTCTTGAATGGTGCTCTTCACTGTTTGATTCAACCAATTGATACTACTGATTCCACTTCCACATTCATTTGTAGTTTTGACATTGAGAAGGAAGAGTTTCAACCATTTCCGGGACCCCCAATTCAAGACTTGGGTCCAAATTGGGAGATTGAACACATCCATTTGGGTGCTTCAGGAGGTTTTCTCTACTTGTGTGAGAACTATCCAACTTCTTCTTCTGTTGATATTTGGGTCATGAAGGATTATGGTAACGAGCAATCTTGGATGAAAGAGTTTGTCATCTCTAATACTTCCTGGAAAAGAGGACCTGTATATTTTCTCAACTATGGTATGGGGGATAATATATATGCGTTACGCAATTTTAATCAGCTATGTGCCTACAATGCAAAGAGCAAATGTTTCAGGGAAGTTCAGGTTTGTGGCATTTATCCAGAATTCCATGCAATTCCTTACACTCCTAGCCTTGTTTCACTCAAGGATGCTGTGGCTGGAGAAAATTCAAAG GGGCATATCAAGAGCATCGAATCTCTTCCAGAGAAAAAATGGGTGAAGAAATTGTATAACTTCGTATTATCAGCACCCTTCAAAGCTGAGGCACTATGTGGAATGATCCTTCCTCCACCTAAAGTTATGGGAATAAGATTGCCTGATCCTTTACTCAGGCAATTTGAGTGA